In Nitrospirota bacterium, a genomic segment contains:
- a CDS encoding septal ring lytic transglycosylase RlpA family protein produces MKTSADISFRGTLTFCLMLFLSLMTACGGVRYDGKEKAGYAVASWYGPGFHGKLTASGETYDMYSMTCAHKSLPFGTRLRITNVSNSMSVDVTVNDRGPFVSGRDIDLSYSAAKAIGLIGTGTGKIKVEYIGRDSGYIKQVGFSKSFTAKEGPYTIQVGSFKDEENASRLKDSLELKYKGVYITTATIEGQKHYRVRVGKFQTKHRALRNAQVLAEEGYSILITNYDEEI; encoded by the coding sequence ATGAAGACCTCAGCAGATATATCCTTTAGAGGCACTCTTACCTTCTGCCTTATGCTATTCCTTTCCCTTATGACTGCTTGCGGAGGAGTCAGATACGATGGCAAAGAAAAGGCAGGCTATGCAGTGGCATCATGGTATGGCCCTGGTTTTCATGGAAAGCTCACTGCATCAGGTGAGACTTATGATATGTACAGCATGACATGTGCCCACAAATCCCTTCCTTTTGGCACAAGGCTGAGGATAACGAATGTCTCAAACAGCATGTCCGTTGATGTTACGGTTAACGACAGAGGGCCATTTGTCTCTGGAAGGGACATAGACCTTTCTTATTCAGCGGCAAAGGCAATCGGTCTCATTGGCACTGGCACAGGAAAGATCAAGGTCGAATACATTGGAAGGGACTCAGGCTATATAAAACAGGTCGGGTTTTCCAAATCCTTTACAGCCAAAGAAGGACCTTATACCATACAGGTAGGCTCTTTTAAGGACGAAGAAAACGCCTCGAGACTTAAGGATAGCCTTGAGCTTAAATACAAAGGCGTATATATAACTACAGCTACCATTGAGGGACAGAAACACTACAGGGTAAGGGTTGGAAAGTTTCAGACAAAGCACAGGGCATTGAGAAATGCACAGGTGCTTGCAGAAGAAGGCTATAGCATCCTCATTACGAATTACGATGAGGAGATATGA
- the hslU gene encoding ATP-dependent protease ATPase subunit HslU, with protein MDELTPRKTVEELDKYIIGQQNAKKAVAIALRNRWRRQRLSPDIKDEVLPKNIIMIGPTGVGKTEIARRLARLANAPFVKVEASKFTEVGYVGRDVESIVRDITETSINMVKAEHLGKVHEKATMHAEERLLDLLLPQPRGTRGIPVTDEEREKYKDTREKLRTQLREGKLDQRYVDIEVREKMMPFGVVSNVGLEELEINLKEMLGNFLPEKAKRKKAKVPEALSMLTEEEANKLIDMDKVSKEAIEKAEQLGIVFIDEIDKIASRGATYGPDVSREGVQRDLLPIVEGSTVSTKYGPVKTEHILFIAAGAFHAVKPSDLIPELQGRFPIRVELSHLGKEEFIRILTEPSNALIKQYTALLSTEAISIIFEEDAIDEIAGIAATVNEKTENIGARRLHTVLEKLLEDVLFDAPERKNGKLIINRQYVKLKLSEIVKDEDLSRYIL; from the coding sequence ATGGATGAGCTTACGCCAAGAAAGACAGTAGAGGAGCTTGACAAATACATAATCGGCCAGCAGAATGCTAAAAAGGCAGTTGCAATAGCCTTGAGAAACAGATGGAGAAGGCAGAGGCTTTCCCCTGACATCAAAGACGAGGTTCTGCCAAAGAACATCATAATGATAGGCCCAACAGGGGTCGGGAAAACAGAAATAGCAAGAAGGCTTGCAAGGCTTGCCAATGCACCATTTGTCAAGGTGGAGGCATCGAAGTTCACAGAGGTTGGCTATGTAGGAAGAGATGTGGAGTCCATAGTAAGGGACATCACAGAGACATCCATAAATATGGTTAAGGCAGAGCACCTCGGGAAGGTCCATGAAAAAGCCACTATGCATGCAGAGGAAAGACTCCTTGACCTTCTCCTTCCACAGCCCAGAGGCACAAGGGGGATTCCTGTTACGGATGAGGAAAGGGAAAAATATAAAGACACCCGTGAGAAGTTAAGAACACAGCTAAGGGAAGGTAAGTTAGACCAGAGATATGTCGACATAGAGGTTCGCGAAAAGATGATGCCATTTGGGGTCGTCTCGAATGTCGGGCTCGAGGAGCTCGAGATAAACCTCAAGGAGATGCTCGGGAACTTTCTTCCCGAGAAGGCAAAAAGAAAAAAGGCAAAGGTTCCAGAAGCACTATCGATGCTTACGGAAGAAGAGGCTAATAAGCTCATAGATATGGATAAGGTCTCTAAGGAGGCAATAGAAAAAGCAGAACAGCTTGGAATAGTCTTCATCGATGAGATAGATAAGATTGCAAGCAGGGGGGCAACCTATGGCCCCGATGTCTCGAGAGAGGGAGTTCAGAGAGACCTTCTGCCTATCGTGGAGGGTTCGACTGTCTCGACTAAATACGGGCCCGTTAAAACAGAGCATATACTTTTTATTGCGGCAGGTGCATTTCATGCAGTCAAGCCCTCTGACCTTATCCCTGAGCTTCAGGGAAGATTTCCCATAAGGGTAGAGCTTAGCCACCTCGGAAAAGAAGAGTTTATAAGAATCCTTACAGAGCCCTCGAATGCACTTATAAAGCAATACACTGCACTTCTTTCTACAGAAGCCATATCCATAATATTCGAGGAGGATGCTATAGATGAGATTGCAGGCATTGCGGCAACTGTCAATGAAAAAACAGAAAACATAGGTGCAAGAAGGCTTCACACAGTCTTAGAAAAGCTCCTCGAAGATGTGCTTTTCGATGCACCCGAAAGAAAAAACGGAAAACTCATTATAAACAGACAGTATGTGAAGCTCAAGTTGAGCGAGATAGTAAAGGATGAAGACCTCAGCAGATATATCCTTTAG